The stretch of DNA ATCAATTGGTGCAGCCGTTACCCATGACGCTGTAACGCAGGATGTGGCGCTGGCCCTTGGAGTCGTCGTATTCCATTTTCATCGGAACAACTTCGCAGACGTTTGGAACTTCGCTCATGGACACTACGTTGGCGATGTCCAGGTGAGTCGAGTAAGTGTATTCCTCGATAGCCGGTTGTTGCTGTGCGACATCAGTCGGGACCTCGTCTGCCATGGCGGTTGCGCACAGACTGCTGAGGGCCAGAACCAATAAAGCTTTCAT from Pseudomonas sp. P8_229 encodes:
- a CDS encoding DUF2790 domain-containing protein — translated: MKALLVLALSSLCATAMADEVPTDVAQQQPAIEEYTYSTHLDIANVVSMSEVPNVCEVVPMKMEYDDSKGQRHILRYSVMGNGCTN